The proteins below are encoded in one region of Tindallia magadiensis:
- the cas6 gene encoding CRISPR-associated endoribonuclease Cas6 — MRMEITLKSEKPLNLPIHYNYYLQGMIYRHISEELADFLHNEGFTFEKRKFRLFCFSQLQGDAVYLKDSKRIQFNNAVKLSITSPIPEFCQELGNSLLLSEEIELANQKLKVEEVTARSNRITDSKENFTLISPATVYSTLQRPDGRKYTVYHSPEEKEFGQQVDGNLRKKYISLYGEEPPKEPVITKSLNKSRQSVIYYKNSFVKGYSCCIQMEGPEELLQMAVDTGIGSKNSQGFGCLAVEERR; from the coding sequence ATGCGAATGGAAATAACGCTAAAGTCAGAAAAACCTTTGAATCTACCTATTCATTACAACTATTATTTACAAGGCATGATCTATCGCCACATCTCCGAAGAGCTGGCAGATTTTCTTCATAATGAAGGGTTTACCTTCGAAAAAAGGAAGTTTAGGCTCTTTTGCTTTAGTCAGCTTCAAGGTGATGCTGTTTACCTAAAAGACAGCAAACGGATTCAGTTTAATAACGCTGTTAAATTAAGCATTACATCACCGATACCTGAATTTTGCCAGGAACTGGGAAATAGTTTATTGCTATCGGAAGAAATTGAGCTGGCGAATCAAAAACTTAAAGTGGAGGAGGTGACGGCTCGCTCTAATCGAATAACCGACTCAAAAGAAAATTTCACTCTAATTTCACCGGCAACTGTCTATAGCACGCTACAGCGACCGGATGGCAGGAAATATACTGTTTATCATTCGCCGGAAGAAAAAGAGTTTGGACAACAAGTGGATGGAAACTTAAGAAAGAAATACATTTCTCTGTATGGAGAAGAACCACCCAAAGAGCCTGTTATAACAAAGTCTTTAAATAAAAGCCGCCAAAGTGTTATTTACTATAAAAATAGTTTTGTGAAAGGATATAGTTGTTGTATCCAAATGGAAGGACCTGAAGAATTGCTTCAAATGGCGGTGGATACAGGAATAGGCAGTAAAAACAGTCAAGGTTTCGGATGTCTTGCAGTAGAAGAAAGGAGGTGA
- the nhaC gene encoding Na+/H+ antiporter NhaC, translating into MEQSKTSPSFAYSLGTLAIVVAFMLISMVGFGASLQIVFFLSWLIVIPACMKLGYSYKEIEEAASEMIKKCLQPTMILLAVGAMIGVWISSGTVPTIIYGGLVVITPTFFLLTALILCSLTSLATGTSWGTIGTAGLALMGVGAGLEVPAGITAGAVISGAYFGDKMSPLSDSTNLAAAVSGGALIPHVKAMFFTVGPAYLLSAILYTVIGFRHVSGTVDQVQLESILSALRGEFHIGIIALIPAVIVLTLLVMQKPAFTSILIGAVAGAVVAVINQGFSYSEVLQHMYTGFRIESGTEFIDSLLNRGGVMSMVGPVLIMIFAFGFAGMMHHVGMMDALLRPLTNKVKSDRSLIGSTMIVSYVTNAIGSSMTFSAVMTGTLMAPLYKEHKLKPENLSRVIEACGTLGGVLIPWNSNAIFVSGMLGVTPIQYLPYAFLNWLTPMVTLFYAVTGIAMIKEEPDTNTVQKVS; encoded by the coding sequence ATGGAACAGAGTAAAACCAGCCCGTCGTTTGCTTATTCACTGGGAACATTAGCGATTGTTGTTGCGTTTATGCTGATTAGTATGGTTGGATTTGGTGCTTCACTGCAGATTGTTTTTTTCCTGTCCTGGCTTATTGTAATCCCAGCTTGTATGAAATTGGGATACAGTTACAAAGAAATTGAAGAAGCAGCTTCTGAAATGATAAAAAAATGCCTGCAACCTACGATGATTCTTTTGGCGGTAGGAGCCATGATAGGAGTATGGATTTCCTCCGGTACCGTCCCCACCATTATTTACGGCGGATTAGTCGTGATCACACCGACCTTCTTTCTATTGACAGCCTTGATTCTTTGTTCCTTAACCTCTTTGGCTACTGGTACATCTTGGGGCACCATTGGAACCGCCGGTTTAGCCCTGATGGGGGTAGGTGCTGGTCTGGAAGTACCGGCAGGAATTACCGCCGGTGCTGTTATTTCCGGAGCCTACTTTGGAGATAAAATGTCTCCCCTATCCGATTCGACCAATCTGGCAGCGGCTGTATCCGGTGGAGCTCTCATCCCCCATGTGAAAGCCATGTTTTTCACCGTTGGTCCGGCCTATTTGTTATCCGCAATTCTCTATACCGTCATCGGTTTTAGGCACGTAAGCGGAACCGTTGATCAGGTACAGTTAGAGTCAATCCTTTCAGCATTGAGAGGTGAGTTTCATATAGGCATCATTGCTTTGATACCGGCAGTGATTGTCCTTACACTACTGGTTATGCAAAAACCCGCCTTTACTTCGATTCTGATCGGTGCTGTGGCAGGTGCTGTAGTAGCGGTAATAAACCAAGGTTTTTCATATAGTGAAGTGTTACAGCATATGTACACCGGATTTCGCATCGAAAGTGGCACAGAATTTATCGACAGCTTACTAAACCGTGGCGGTGTGATGAGCATGGTAGGCCCTGTACTCATTATGATATTTGCCTTTGGATTTGCAGGAATGATGCATCATGTTGGAATGATGGATGCTCTGTTACGACCCTTAACCAATAAAGTAAAATCAGATCGGAGCCTCATTGGTTCAACGATGATTGTCAGTTATGTTACCAATGCCATTGGTAGTTCAATGACCTTTTCAGCCGTCATGACAGGAACCTTGATGGCCCCCTTATATAAAGAACACAAACTGAAACCGGAAAATCTTTCCAGAGTTATTGAAGCCTGTGGTACACTGGGGGGTGTTCTGATTCCATGGAACAGCAACGCCATCTTTGTTTCGGGGATGCTGGGAGTTACCCCTATCCAATATCTTCCTTATGCCTTTCTAAACTGGTTGACACCGATGGTTACTCTCTTTTATGCTGTTACCGGCATTGCGATGATTAAAGAAGAACCGGATACAAACACGGTTCAGAAGGTATCCTAA
- a CDS encoding 1-aminocyclopropane-1-carboxylate deaminase/D-cysteine desulfhydrase — translation MKLPKRKAIANVPTPIFELKRSLGEREGLRLFIKRDDFTGLEYTGNKIRKLEYILPDAMEKGAQVLITCGGQQSNHCRATAAIGAQLGLKTHLVLKGKEEAPIGNFFLDKLFGAECTLITGKEYREERTQIMDRIKKNYESQGLKAYVMPEGASSGLGMFGYYHAFQEIQQQEKEMDIQFDTICVATGSGGTYAGLYLGNQELEEKKQLLGINIYDEKKDFQTITKNIITEGLQQTGNEKLLTNLAFDQVNMCNAYVGEGYGHCTAEALHFIENFARQEGILLDPVYTGKAMHGLFQEIQERKETLKGNVLFIHTGGQWGVMARTQEFEI, via the coding sequence GTGAAACTGCCTAAACGAAAAGCAATAGCCAATGTACCAACGCCTATTTTTGAGTTGAAACGGAGTCTGGGGGAAAGGGAGGGACTTCGGCTTTTTATCAAACGTGATGATTTTACAGGGTTGGAATATACAGGAAATAAAATAAGAAAACTGGAATATATCCTGCCGGATGCCATGGAAAAAGGAGCACAGGTATTAATAACCTGCGGAGGACAACAATCAAACCATTGTCGGGCAACAGCGGCAATAGGTGCTCAGCTGGGCCTGAAAACCCATCTTGTCTTAAAAGGTAAAGAAGAAGCACCGATAGGAAACTTCTTTTTAGACAAATTATTTGGAGCAGAATGCACACTGATTACAGGAAAAGAATATCGGGAAGAACGGACTCAGATCATGGACCGTATTAAAAAAAATTATGAGTCCCAAGGATTGAAAGCCTATGTAATGCCGGAAGGAGCTTCCAGCGGTCTGGGAATGTTTGGCTATTACCATGCTTTTCAAGAAATCCAGCAGCAAGAAAAAGAAATGGATATCCAGTTTGATACAATCTGTGTAGCTACAGGCTCTGGTGGTACCTATGCTGGACTCTACCTGGGCAACCAAGAACTAGAGGAAAAAAAGCAGCTTCTGGGGATCAATATATACGATGAAAAGAAAGATTTTCAGACAATAACAAAAAACATTATCACAGAAGGACTTCAGCAAACAGGAAATGAAAAACTTCTGACAAATCTGGCATTTGATCAAGTGAATATGTGCAATGCTTATGTAGGAGAAGGCTATGGTCACTGCACCGCTGAAGCCCTCCACTTTATTGAAAACTTTGCCAGACAGGAAGGAATCCTTTTAGATCCAGTGTATACAGGAAAAGCAATGCATGGCTTGTTTCAAGAAATACAAGAAAGAAAAGAAACACTGAAAGGAAATGTGCTGTTTATTCATACTGGCGGTCAATGGGGCGTAATGGCAAGAACTCAGGAATTTGAAATCTAA
- a CDS encoding MalY/PatB family protein encodes METFDHIIDRKHQLSAKYDELEKKFGRKDLLPMWVADMDFQVAPEIWKAVEKRGKEKIYGYTSRPDTYWDAAIRWYQRRYAVTLEQQDLIHSPGVVTSLNVIIRELTNEGDKIIIQTPVYPPFYDAVRKNQRVLVENPLLEENGQYHIHFEELEKQAEEASMLILCNPHNPVGRVWTKEELERIGDICRRHQVIILADEIHGDLVFGDRMYTPMASLSKEIQEITITCFSATKSFNLAGLQASFIHAPQAKYHQPIQEFFTIMELQRNDCFSVVAVEAAFNHGEEWLNKMLAYVEENMAYVEKYCRENIPELKANLPEGTYLQWINCKGLGLKDDALKKLMIDEAKVALNMGVDYGATGTGYVRLNLACPRSIVEKVMKNIEEAVKKRR; translated from the coding sequence ATGGAAACCTTTGATCACATCATTGATAGAAAGCATCAGCTTTCGGCAAAGTACGACGAGTTGGAAAAAAAGTTTGGAAGAAAGGACTTGCTGCCGATGTGGGTGGCTGATATGGATTTTCAGGTAGCACCGGAAATCTGGAAGGCAGTAGAAAAAAGAGGAAAAGAAAAAATATATGGATATACGTCAAGACCAGATACTTACTGGGATGCAGCGATTCGTTGGTATCAACGAAGGTATGCTGTGACGTTAGAACAACAAGACCTTATTCACAGTCCAGGAGTAGTGACCTCCCTAAACGTTATTATCAGAGAACTGACCAATGAAGGAGATAAAATCATTATACAAACTCCTGTATATCCTCCCTTTTACGATGCGGTACGTAAAAACCAGCGAGTGTTAGTAGAAAATCCATTATTGGAAGAAAATGGTCAGTATCACATACATTTTGAGGAATTGGAAAAACAGGCAGAAGAAGCTTCGATGCTCATCCTCTGCAATCCTCATAATCCAGTAGGGCGAGTTTGGACAAAGGAAGAACTGGAACGTATCGGCGATATCTGTCGACGCCATCAAGTGATTATTCTGGCCGATGAAATTCATGGCGATCTGGTTTTTGGAGACCGGATGTATACGCCAATGGCCTCTTTATCCAAGGAGATCCAAGAAATCACCATCACTTGTTTTTCGGCTACAAAATCTTTTAATCTGGCAGGCTTGCAAGCTTCTTTCATCCATGCTCCGCAGGCAAAATACCATCAGCCGATTCAAGAATTTTTTACCATTATGGAGTTGCAAAGAAATGACTGCTTTAGCGTCGTTGCAGTAGAAGCGGCTTTTAACCATGGTGAAGAGTGGTTAAATAAAATGCTAGCCTATGTGGAAGAAAACATGGCCTATGTAGAAAAATATTGCCGAGAAAACATTCCGGAATTAAAAGCGAATTTGCCGGAAGGCACCTATTTGCAATGGATTAACTGTAAGGGGCTGGGTTTGAAAGACGACGCATTAAAGAAATTAATGATCGATGAAGCAAAGGTTGCCTTAAACATGGGAGTAGACTATGGAGCAACTGGCACCGGATATGTGCGCCTCAATCTGGCTTGCCCTCGAAGCATTGTAGAAAAAGTAATGAAAAACATTGAAGAAGCCGTTAAAAAAAGAAGGTAA
- a CDS encoding sigma-54 interaction domain-containing protein, producing MKKVTIITNFRGVAEHHKMILQQLFPLVEISALGFDKDVIRKKIDADVLLISLYSIYVEIKEKIPLKAKVIVLSTTLTKEQRNKINSIREGSEVLLVNYSPEMTLESMALLRQIGLTNYNFFPVYPGKKDIPPLPIAVTLGEREAVPDFVEKIIDTGHRTLDETTIMDVAVSLEMEHLLQSPPFITHFNSLCKVSTIASALLDRLNMADSRFLKLLNVIDEGIITTDPEGVILGLNDKAHQILSFRQEIIGKNLLEVLDFSVVKEAIQSKAIVEQELIRFQHTNISFRSAPVMTGGMISSIIIVINQFEEKEKFQHQLRAKILGKGHKAKYTFDSIIGESEAIQKTRTTAQKIARSNSSVLITGETGTGKELFAQAIHNASRRKNYQFVAVNCASIPEPLLESELFGYEEGAFTGAKKGGRIGLFELAHQGTLFLDEIGEVSTHLQSRLLRVIQEKEVMRVGGDRVIPVDARIITATNQDLRRLIQENKFRKDLYYRINVLSLKIPPLRERRTDIMLGFEYIQKEIHAGFTLTEEAKNYLSQYPWEGNFRELQNCVEYLAYLEKDLIHLQDLKESLPDVSFHFPLKEEPPESNLMPEEGFVFRCLLQAREEMKGLGRRRMMEMAKEQKIYLSERTLRNTLQTFQEKGWVEVEKGRKGTLLTEKGFQAFKRYYDQKQ from the coding sequence ATGAAAAAGGTGACGATCATTACAAACTTTAGAGGAGTGGCAGAACATCATAAAATGATTTTGCAACAACTTTTCCCTCTGGTGGAAATATCGGCTCTGGGTTTTGATAAAGACGTAATACGCAAAAAGATTGATGCGGATGTGTTGCTGATTTCTCTGTATTCCATTTACGTAGAAATCAAAGAAAAAATCCCTCTGAAGGCAAAAGTCATTGTTCTTAGCACTACCCTTACAAAAGAACAGCGGAATAAGATAAACAGCATCAGAGAAGGGTCAGAAGTATTACTGGTAAACTACAGCCCGGAAATGACCTTGGAGAGTATGGCTTTGCTCCGTCAAATAGGGTTAACCAATTATAACTTTTTTCCTGTATACCCGGGGAAAAAAGATATTCCACCCCTTCCTATTGCCGTTACTTTAGGAGAGCGAGAAGCGGTACCGGATTTTGTAGAAAAAATCATCGATACCGGTCACCGAACCTTAGACGAAACTACGATCATGGACGTAGCCGTTAGTTTGGAAATGGAGCATTTACTACAAAGTCCTCCGTTTATAACACATTTTAACAGCCTATGCAAAGTTTCTACGATCGCATCAGCCCTTCTGGACCGGCTTAATATGGCGGACAGTCGATTTTTGAAACTGTTAAATGTGATTGATGAAGGCATTATTACAACCGATCCGGAAGGGGTTATATTAGGATTGAATGATAAAGCCCACCAGATCCTTTCATTTCGCCAGGAAATCATTGGAAAAAACCTTCTGGAAGTCCTGGATTTTTCCGTTGTCAAAGAAGCGATTCAATCCAAAGCCATTGTTGAACAAGAGCTGATACGGTTTCAGCATACGAATATTTCCTTTCGTTCCGCACCAGTGATGACCGGCGGCATGATTTCCAGTATTATTATCGTGATTAATCAATTCGAAGAAAAAGAAAAATTTCAGCATCAACTTCGGGCAAAAATATTAGGAAAAGGCCATAAAGCTAAATATACCTTTGATAGCATTATTGGAGAAAGTGAAGCCATTCAAAAAACACGGACTACCGCCCAAAAAATTGCCAGATCCAATTCCTCTGTCCTGATCACCGGAGAAACGGGAACAGGGAAAGAACTCTTCGCTCAGGCTATTCATAATGCATCTCGAAGAAAAAACTATCAGTTTGTGGCAGTGAACTGTGCCAGCATTCCGGAACCATTGTTGGAAAGCGAACTTTTTGGATACGAAGAAGGTGCCTTTACCGGAGCTAAAAAAGGCGGCCGCATCGGTCTTTTTGAACTGGCCCACCAGGGAACACTGTTTTTAGATGAAATCGGAGAAGTATCGACCCATTTACAAAGCCGGTTACTTCGGGTTATTCAAGAAAAAGAAGTGATGCGGGTAGGCGGCGATAGGGTGATCCCGGTAGACGCAAGAATTATTACAGCAACCAATCAAGATCTGAGAAGATTGATTCAGGAAAATAAATTTCGGAAAGATTTGTACTATCGGATCAATGTACTATCCTTAAAAATTCCACCCCTTCGTGAAAGAAGAACCGATATCATGCTAGGCTTTGAATATATACAAAAAGAAATTCACGCCGGTTTTACTTTGACAGAAGAAGCAAAAAACTATTTAAGCCAGTACCCTTGGGAAGGTAACTTTAGAGAACTGCAAAACTGCGTAGAATACTTAGCCTATTTGGAAAAAGACCTGATCCACCTACAAGATCTAAAGGAAAGCCTGCCGGATGTCTCTTTTCATTTTCCTCTAAAAGAAGAACCTCCCGAAAGCAACCTTATGCCTGAAGAAGGATTTGTATTTCGATGCTTGCTTCAGGCCAGAGAAGAGATGAAAGGACTAGGTCGCCGGAGAATGATGGAGATGGCAAAAGAGCAAAAGATATACTTATCCGAAAGAACACTTCGAAACACCTTGCAAACATTTCAGGAAAAAGGATGGGTGGAAGTAGAGAAAGGCAGGAAAGGGACCCTTCTTACAGAAAAAGGATTTCAAGCTTTTAAGCGATACTACGATCAGAAGCAATAG
- a CDS encoding transglutaminase domain-containing protein, with product MAAVILVVLLVMTSSVTGMATTGEVVGEVLGTDIKATINGMVIPSYNINGTTAIIARDLSGYGFDVQWQEDTRSVQIQKNPDKPKNPIKETEALRHRYATGRKLYDVISTDIKTYAGADEIQSFNIGGKTAIYLRDLENFGNLEWDNLRNEAKFLTKSFQQALDEIPEAFDTLSTHHDRTKDFASFVRLEIEDQVLHFSGKVPEEYRYVMFVTNGDERDVIDASQNGSFQHEIRLSSSGNDGYQLFFGKERYRTFDREGGEFFIETTSDGHVISAAPSYFNNVKQHMIHRTPSFYLGAENNIDPEHPEIRQLAQRLTKDAASNYEKLEAVHQWVIENIAYDTAAYYGDGNSQVDAVDVLNNGKSVCSGYANLMAALLRSAEVPTRVVSGYALGASSDGSWEHVEIEYVGANHAWNEVYADDRWVIVDATWNAGVIENRQFVSSPRYRYFDPTIEKFSYTHLIRR from the coding sequence ATGGCAGCGGTCATACTAGTGGTGCTACTGGTGATGACAAGTTCAGTGACGGGGATGGCAACTACTGGAGAAGTGGTAGGAGAAGTATTGGGAACCGATATTAAAGCAACTATTAATGGAATGGTGATCCCTTCCTACAATATAAACGGTACAACCGCTATTATCGCCAGAGACTTATCTGGTTATGGCTTTGATGTTCAGTGGCAGGAAGATACCCGATCCGTTCAGATTCAAAAAAATCCAGATAAGCCTAAAAATCCAATAAAAGAAACAGAAGCTTTGAGACATAGGTATGCCACCGGTCGCAAACTTTACGATGTTATTTCAACGGATATTAAAACCTATGCTGGTGCGGATGAAATCCAGTCTTTTAATATTGGAGGAAAAACGGCGATTTACCTAAGAGATCTGGAAAACTTTGGAAACCTGGAGTGGGATAATCTTAGAAACGAAGCCAAGTTCTTAACCAAAAGCTTTCAGCAAGCATTAGATGAGATACCGGAAGCATTTGATACCCTGTCCACTCACCATGATCGAACAAAAGATTTTGCCAGTTTTGTTCGGCTGGAAATAGAGGATCAGGTCCTTCATTTTTCTGGAAAAGTGCCGGAGGAATATCGGTATGTGATGTTTGTGACCAATGGTGACGAAAGAGATGTGATTGACGCCAGTCAAAATGGCAGCTTTCAACATGAAATCAGACTCTCTTCTTCCGGGAATGATGGATACCAACTATTTTTTGGTAAAGAAAGGTATCGCACCTTCGATAGAGAAGGCGGCGAATTTTTCATTGAAACGACAAGTGATGGGCATGTAATTTCTGCCGCTCCAAGTTATTTCAATAATGTGAAACAGCATATGATTCATCGAACACCTTCTTTTTACCTGGGAGCAGAAAACAACATCGATCCAGAGCATCCGGAAATAAGACAACTAGCCCAAAGGTTAACCAAGGATGCAGCAAGTAATTATGAAAAATTGGAAGCCGTTCATCAGTGGGTGATAGAAAACATAGCCTATGATACAGCTGCTTATTATGGAGATGGAAACAGCCAGGTGGATGCTGTAGATGTGCTCAACAATGGGAAATCAGTTTGCAGTGGTTATGCAAATCTGATGGCAGCCTTGCTTAGAAGTGCAGAAGTACCTACTCGGGTAGTGTCCGGATATGCCTTAGGTGCCAGTTCGGATGGCAGCTGGGAACATGTGGAAATAGAATATGTCGGCGCCAACCATGCCTGGAATGAAGTCTACGCTGATGATCGGTGGGTCATTGTAGACGCTACATGGAATGCTGGTGTTATTGAAAATCGTCAGTTTGTTTCAAGTCCACGTTATCGTTATTTTGATCCGACTATCGAAAAATTTTCCTATACGCATCTTATTAGAAGGTAA
- the grdD gene encoding glycine/sarcosine/betaine reductase complex component C subunit alpha codes for MMDRTAIKQEIGRTLLSLTESMEQGNFGPKIRVGLTTLGSELEPIHLVKGAEEAVRRSTDLEVVLIGPKVETALETVEVNEETEMHKVMEQMLDEGKIQACVTMHYNFPIGVATVGKVVTPGLGREMFVATTTGTADTQRAAAMVKNALYGIITAKAMGIEKPTVGILNLDSARQVERALNTLKSNGYEINFSESVRSDGGSVMRGNDLLTGSADVMVTDSLTGNIMMKVFSSYTTGGSYEALGAGYGPGIGEGQQRIVLILSRASGTPVVANALQYAASLVKGNVQSLMADELEKAKKAGLESILEGLQKDSKKEKATEEEIKAPPKEIVTGNISGIEVMDIDDAVQVLWKEGIYAESGMGCTGPVVMVAEDKVPKSVEILAKAGYVAGEGDVC; via the coding sequence ATGATGGATCGCACGGCAATCAAGCAAGAAATTGGCCGAACCCTTCTTTCTTTGACAGAATCGATGGAACAGGGAAATTTCGGTCCTAAAATAAGAGTAGGGCTCACCACCCTGGGCAGCGAATTGGAACCAATTCATCTGGTAAAAGGAGCTGAAGAAGCCGTAAGGCGTTCAACAGATCTGGAAGTGGTGTTGATTGGGCCAAAGGTAGAAACAGCCCTGGAAACGGTGGAAGTGAACGAAGAAACGGAAATGCATAAAGTAATGGAACAAATGCTGGACGAAGGAAAGATCCAAGCCTGCGTTACCATGCATTACAATTTCCCCATTGGTGTTGCAACCGTAGGAAAAGTGGTTACGCCAGGCTTAGGCAGAGAAATGTTTGTAGCCACCACTACAGGAACCGCAGACACCCAACGAGCGGCGGCTATGGTGAAAAATGCACTTTATGGGATTATAACCGCTAAAGCCATGGGGATTGAAAAACCAACCGTAGGCATTCTAAACCTGGACAGTGCCCGACAGGTAGAGCGAGCCCTGAACACCTTGAAATCCAATGGCTATGAAATCAACTTTTCAGAGTCTGTTCGTTCAGACGGCGGCAGTGTCATGAGAGGAAACGATCTGCTGACTGGATCAGCGGATGTCATGGTAACCGATAGCTTAACAGGAAACATCATGATGAAAGTCTTTTCCTCCTATACGACAGGTGGAAGCTATGAAGCCCTAGGTGCTGGTTATGGACCAGGTATTGGCGAAGGGCAGCAACGGATTGTGCTGATTCTTTCCAGAGCCTCCGGAACCCCGGTGGTTGCCAATGCACTACAATACGCTGCTTCTTTGGTAAAAGGAAATGTACAGAGCCTAATGGCTGATGAACTGGAAAAAGCTAAAAAAGCTGGTTTAGAATCTATTTTAGAAGGTCTCCAAAAAGATTCTAAAAAAGAAAAAGCAACAGAAGAAGAAATAAAAGCACCACCAAAAGAAATTGTGACAGGCAATATCTCTGGTATTGAAGTAATGGATATTGACGATGCTGTTCAGGTTCTTTGGAAAGAAGGAATTTATGCCGAAAGCGGCATGGGATGCACCGGACCTGTTGTAATGGTGGCAGAAGATAAAGTTCCAAAATCAGTAGAAATACTGGCAAAAGCTGGATATGTAGCTGGAGAAGGAGATGTTTGCTAA
- the grdC gene encoding glycine/sarcosine/betaine reductase complex component C subunit beta, with product MSFPVIKGTGYALVYTPDIMYWHGTTQSLERASNPDSEYIKGLKENTRSFEDAVAYAPNQTYIGALHPEELRDIAKPWYENPVAEAKRTGPLGEIMPQDEFYGLMKIADVFDLVSLEESFWKQVKTKLEAHPLFKDDVEKMGHGEEISDIQRYIDEYHADPIHHDGELVGCVKRAHDVDLSLTAHIIYENLVSKASGMLAMKHLIDKNNIDVTTIDYVIECSEEACGDMNQRGGGNFAKAIAESVGAVNATGSDVRGFCAAPTHALIEAAALVKAGVYENVVIVAGGATAKLGMNGKDHVKKGMPLLEDVLGAFAVLVSANDGVNPLIRTDLVGKHTVGTGSSPQAVITSLITTPLEKGGLKITDIDKYSVEMQNPDVTKPAGAGDVPEANYKMIGALGVKRGEIERKELPNFVTTHGMPGWAPTQGHIPSGVPYIGFAQQDLTTGDLNKAMIVGKGSLFLGRMTNLFDGVSVILEKNSGQLQSAGEGASKEEIKEMIIEAMKDVANQLIKE from the coding sequence TTGAGTTTTCCAGTGATTAAAGGTACCGGCTATGCCCTGGTTTATACACCAGATATTATGTATTGGCACGGAACAACCCAAAGTTTAGAGAGGGCATCTAATCCAGACTCTGAGTATATAAAAGGATTAAAAGAAAACACAAGATCTTTCGAGGACGCTGTAGCCTATGCGCCTAATCAGACTTATATTGGAGCATTACATCCAGAAGAACTACGGGATATTGCAAAACCATGGTACGAAAATCCGGTAGCAGAGGCAAAACGAACTGGCCCGCTGGGAGAAATTATGCCCCAGGATGAATTTTATGGATTGATGAAAATTGCTGATGTATTTGATTTGGTAAGCCTGGAGGAAAGCTTCTGGAAACAGGTGAAAACCAAGTTAGAAGCACATCCTCTTTTTAAGGATGATGTGGAAAAAATGGGTCATGGTGAGGAAATAAGCGATATTCAGCGTTATATTGACGAATATCATGCCGATCCGATCCATCATGATGGTGAGTTAGTAGGCTGCGTAAAAAGAGCTCATGATGTAGACTTGAGCCTGACAGCACATATTATTTATGAAAACTTGGTATCAAAAGCTTCTGGTATGTTAGCGATGAAGCACTTGATCGATAAAAACAATATTGATGTGACAACGATTGATTACGTTATTGAATGTTCTGAAGAAGCTTGCGGAGACATGAACCAAAGAGGTGGCGGAAACTTTGCCAAAGCTATTGCAGAATCTGTAGGTGCGGTGAACGCAACTGGCTCCGATGTCAGAGGTTTTTGTGCGGCACCAACCCATGCATTAATAGAAGCAGCGGCCTTAGTAAAAGCTGGTGTCTATGAAAATGTAGTAATTGTTGCTGGTGGAGCTACAGCAAAACTGGGCATGAACGGGAAAGATCACGTGAAAAAAGGCATGCCTTTGCTGGAAGATGTATTAGGTGCTTTTGCGGTATTGGTTTCCGCTAATGATGGTGTTAATCCACTTATTAGAACAGACTTGGTTGGAAAACATACAGTAGGAACTGGATCATCACCACAAGCTGTTATCACCAGTCTGATCACCACACCTTTAGAAAAAGGTGGACTTAAAATTACTGATATTGATAAATACTCCGTGGAAATGCAAAACCCAGACGTTACAAAGCCGGCAGGAGCCGGAGATGTGCCGGAAGCAAACTATAAAATGATCGGTGCATTAGGCGTTAAGCGAGGAGAAATAGAGCGAAAAGAGTTACCAAACTTCGTAACAACCCATGGAATGCCAGGCTGGGCACCTACCCAGGGACATATTCCTTCCGGAGTTCCTTATATAGGCTTTGCGCAACAAGACCTGACAACCGGCGATCTTAACAAAGCCATGATTGTTGGAAAAGGCAGTCTTTTCCTTGGTCGAATGACCAACTTGTTCGATGGCGTATCGGTTATTTTAGAGAAAAACAGTGGTCAGCTTCAGTCAGCTGGTGAAGGTGCTTCGAAAGAAGAGATTAAAGAAATGATTATTGAAGCCATGAAAGATGTTGCCAATCAACTGATAAAAGAATAG